In Deinococcus sp. QL22, the following are encoded in one genomic region:
- the ruvC gene encoding crossover junction endodeoxyribonuclease RuvC has protein sequence MIVLGIDPGLANLGLGLVEGDVRRAKHLHHVCLTTESAWIMPRRLQYIHEEVSRLLAEYQPDAVAIEDQILRKQADVSFKVGQAFGVVQLACAQAGVPVHSYGPMQVKRSLVGTGRAEKEQVIYMVKATLGIRELFNNHAADALAIALTHLAHAPMQARSSAALLRS, from the coding sequence ATGATCGTTCTTGGCATTGACCCCGGCTTGGCCAATCTTGGCTTGGGGCTGGTGGAAGGCGACGTGAGGCGGGCCAAACATCTGCACCACGTCTGCCTGACCACCGAAAGCGCCTGGATTATGCCCCGGCGTTTGCAGTACATCCACGAAGAAGTGTCGCGCCTGCTGGCCGAATATCAGCCCGATGCGGTAGCCATTGAAGACCAGATTCTACGCAAGCAGGCCGATGTGTCCTTTAAAGTCGGGCAGGCGTTCGGCGTGGTGCAGTTGGCCTGCGCTCAGGCGGGCGTGCCGGTGCATTCCTACGGCCCCATGCAGGTCAAGAGGTCGTTGGTGGGCACGGGCCGAGCCGAAAAAGAGCAGGTCATCTATATGGTCAAGGCGACGCTGGGTATCCGCGAACTGTTCAACAACCACGCTGCCGACGCGCTGGCGATTGCCCTGACCCATCTGGCCCACGCGCCCATGCAGGCCCGGTCTAGCGCCGCCCTGCTGCGTTCCTAG